The genome window TCCAATATTCAATATTGAATAGATCTCAATCACTAGTACCTGTAAGATGATTATTATTCCcaattaatatatatattatatataaataaataaatatatatatatatatatatatatatatttttttttttttttttatgtagGGTTTATGCAAAGAGACCACCTTTAGTCAATTTTTTAGTAATTTCAATTGGAAggtaaaaattatttattcagttaatataaatatataaatatatatacatatatatattatgtacTCATTTGTGTACtcatatacatttttttttttttttaatttagAGTCACCTGTCTAATGTATCTGTTGGGCTAGTTGCCGCTGGAGTTCAattaatagtaatataaaaataaataattcattaaaataaattaagtAAATACTCATTTATATACActctttttataatttatctTGTTACTATTTATAGATCATAGCGTTACTACCAAAAGATACCTCcaaaaatgaagatataattgataatgaaaaagatgACAATGTTTGACgtcaatttttttttttttttaacttattaattaatgaatttaaattttaaaattaataaaaaaaataaaaagtagaaaaaaaaaaaaaaaaatggaagcaaaaaggaaaaaatatattataataataatttttttttttttttttaagttaatcttatatttgaatttaatattttatgttattttgttttattttaaatatcttttttttttttttttttttattattatttttatatgttaaatcatttatttatgaataacaccatatattatcatttgtaaaaaacattcctcataaatatatatatatatatatatatatatatatttatatgtataaatccaggttatgtaaaaaaaccatgttcccttttttttttttaattttattatttatatttcaacttacatatagaaaaattaaaaaataataacaacacTATTATTTTGGTGTTATATTAcaataaaatgaaatataattttcttaggttatataaacatgtatatacatataacagttgtatataaaaaaaaaaaaaaaaagtttgatttattattattattttttttttttctatcGGAATTATGAATTTTGTTCTATTATAATTAGTATATTCatatcatatttaatatataaaaggtAGTATATAACTAATTTGGtttgaatataataacctttatatattacattatataGACAAATAAAGGAATCtacatatatgtacatatattgatatatttttttttttttttttcccaATATGAGCtatatgtgtatttatcattttttctGAAAAAAAGTGTGTAGTGTGTACACTCAtg of Plasmodium reichenowi strain SY57 chromosome Unknown, whole genome shotgun sequence contains these proteins:
- a CDS encoding hypothetical protein (conserved Plasmodium protein, unknown function), yielding IQSMDKVLNCFLYRTFSNSCSYDKVVTIKVVLSTCLNTIMAPYIQYSILNRSQSLVPGLCKETTFSQFFSNFNWKSHLSNVSVGLVAAGVQLIIIALLPKDTSKNEDIIDNEKDDNV